A genomic stretch from Achromobacter spanius includes:
- a CDS encoding glycosyltransferase family 4 protein produces the protein MYELTQHMAVDHDVSVVSGEAGYMDRTLNPVPWYRRLFRMEQDGGVQVLRTYTYVEKKRNVFGRILNFISFSISCPLGLLSIRKPDIVLASSPPLMPMFTVALVCKLRRIPFVIEVRDLWPSSAVEMGVLRNRKMISLMAWMERFLYNHSNVIVALTEGIRKDIVDRGWPSEKVEVVTCGVDFDRLHPDAHGREQVRARHGWNNKTIIMYFGALGVANNMAVILDAAKLLENRKDLLFVLVGDGAKKNETLSRITAERLGNVQLLDPVPKDQARHYLSAADIGLTTLLDIPLFHGAIPTKLLDYMACCLPVLCGIRGEAEQIMAKGRAGYCFEPNNSAALAAWVEHLAQSPEKRAEMGEAGLAYVRQHFSAAASREKMVRILLGAPERRPAKRTKT, from the coding sequence GTGTATGAGCTGACTCAGCATATGGCTGTCGATCACGACGTTTCCGTAGTATCCGGTGAGGCCGGCTACATGGATCGCACCTTGAATCCAGTGCCTTGGTACCGCCGCCTGTTCCGCATGGAACAAGACGGTGGCGTCCAGGTATTGCGCACGTATACATACGTGGAAAAAAAACGCAATGTGTTCGGCCGCATCCTCAACTTCATCTCGTTTTCGATTTCCTGCCCGCTAGGGTTGCTGTCCATCCGCAAGCCGGATATTGTGCTGGCGTCTTCTCCTCCCCTCATGCCGATGTTCACGGTAGCGCTGGTGTGCAAACTACGGCGCATTCCTTTCGTGATTGAGGTGCGCGACCTGTGGCCCTCTTCCGCTGTGGAAATGGGCGTGCTGCGAAACAGGAAGATGATTTCGCTCATGGCCTGGATGGAACGGTTTCTATACAATCATTCAAACGTGATCGTTGCGCTCACCGAAGGGATCCGCAAGGATATTGTCGATCGAGGCTGGCCGTCGGAGAAAGTCGAGGTCGTGACCTGCGGGGTGGACTTTGATCGCCTGCACCCCGACGCGCACGGCCGGGAGCAGGTCCGAGCTCGCCACGGATGGAATAACAAGACAATCATTATGTATTTCGGCGCCCTAGGGGTTGCCAACAATATGGCCGTCATCCTCGACGCAGCCAAGCTCCTGGAGAACCGGAAGGATCTATTATTCGTGCTGGTGGGTGATGGCGCCAAAAAAAACGAAACGTTGTCCCGCATTACCGCCGAACGCCTTGGCAATGTCCAGCTGCTTGATCCCGTTCCCAAGGACCAGGCTCGGCATTACCTTAGCGCGGCGGATATCGGCCTGACGACGCTGCTGGACATTCCGCTGTTCCATGGCGCCATCCCCACCAAACTGCTGGACTATATGGCTTGCTGTCTGCCTGTCTTGTGCGGGATCAGGGGTGAGGCCGAACAGATCATGGCGAAGGGGCGTGCGGGTTACTGCTTTGAGCCGAATAATTCGGCAGCCCTGGCGGCGTGGGTTGAGCATCTGGCGCAATCGCCTGAGAAGCGTGCCGAGATGGGTGAGGCGGGTTTGGCCTATGTGCGGCAGCATTTTTCCGCCGCCGCCTCGCGTGAAAAGATGGTTCGCATCCTGTTGGGCGCGCCAGAGCGTCGCCCTGCCAAACGGACGAAGACATGA
- a CDS encoding Gfo/Idh/MocA family protein, which translates to MKYAIIGVGNMGKNHARAVHELGLTELVAVADSSTQTVNSIAKLYNCQAFDDYIKMLDECEIDAVSICVPTTLHASVATECLRRGKHVLLEKPIAPTVEEGLQLQSFAKEQGVQLMIGHIERFNPAVVKVKELLRNNEIGRVVSIMARRVGIFPPQIRDANIAVDLAIHDLDIVSYLLDEFPTDVTSDKRRNHIELREDSVEFFLRYPSAAAYVQANWITPVKIRKLNITGTDGYLEMDYINQKIQFYKSNYEKYRDEPGHITGYSDYVLKYMEPDLVEIQVAKREPLKEQISYFVRAINNGEQIDNSFAIQALRIALQA; encoded by the coding sequence ATGAAATACGCAATCATCGGCGTCGGCAACATGGGTAAGAACCACGCCCGAGCCGTGCACGAGCTTGGCTTGACGGAATTGGTGGCCGTCGCCGACTCTTCGACGCAAACCGTCAATTCGATCGCCAAGCTGTACAACTGCCAGGCATTCGACGACTACATCAAGATGCTGGACGAGTGCGAAATCGATGCAGTGTCGATCTGCGTTCCGACCACGCTGCACGCCAGCGTTGCAACGGAATGCCTGCGCCGCGGCAAGCACGTTCTGCTCGAAAAGCCCATCGCTCCCACCGTCGAGGAAGGCCTGCAATTGCAGTCTTTCGCAAAGGAACAAGGGGTGCAGTTGATGATCGGTCACATCGAGCGCTTCAACCCCGCCGTCGTGAAGGTCAAGGAACTGCTGCGCAACAATGAGATCGGCCGCGTCGTTTCCATCATGGCGCGCCGCGTCGGCATTTTCCCGCCGCAAATCCGCGACGCGAATATCGCCGTGGATCTGGCGATCCACGATCTGGATATCGTCAGCTATCTGCTGGACGAATTCCCGACCGATGTGACCTCGGACAAGCGCCGCAACCACATCGAATTGCGTGAAGACTCCGTAGAGTTCTTCCTCCGTTATCCTTCGGCTGCCGCTTACGTGCAAGCCAACTGGATCACGCCGGTGAAGATTCGCAAATTGAACATCACTGGCACCGATGGCTATCTGGAGATGGATTACATCAACCAGAAGATTCAGTTCTATAAGAGCAACTACGAAAAATACCGCGATGAACCCGGCCACATTACGGGGTACTCGGACTACGTACTGAAATACATGGAGCCGGACCTCGTCGAGATTCAGGTCGCCAAACGCGAGCCATTGAAGGAACAGATTTCCTACTTCGTTCGCGCCATTAACAACGGCGAACAGATCGACAACTCGTTTGCCATTCAAGCGCTTCGAATCGCCCTCCAAGCCTAG
- a CDS encoding DegT/DnrJ/EryC1/StrS family aminotransferase: MAVSFIDLRRFESGFQEAWQRQVAEMSARAEFIGGQSVSRLEERLREATGAREVVSCANGTDALQLALRAVGVGRDDIVLVPDLTFWATYEAVVNVNATPYTVDCNKADQSLDVDLVAELLGTVKPKAVIVVHLYGWGTARLAELRKLCRDAGVALIEDSAQAYGVKVDGDSIFKGAHIATTSFYPAKVLGAAGDGGAVFCEDKTLADTVRRLSNHGRTAHYGHGDVGWNSRLDSLQAAFLNLSLDHIDARLESRRASANLYREKLGNRFPSFTVADAPAGYEENGYCNVSFVDDLAVKARLEAALKEKQIGFGNIYPSPLSKQPGAAAYLKGQAGGETAAWLCSHVINLPLFPYMTDSEIAEVVDTVSAVLSA, encoded by the coding sequence ATGGCAGTCAGCTTTATAGACTTGCGCCGCTTCGAGTCGGGTTTTCAGGAAGCATGGCAACGCCAGGTCGCGGAGATGTCGGCACGAGCCGAGTTTATTGGCGGACAGAGCGTTTCTCGACTGGAAGAGCGACTCCGTGAAGCCACGGGCGCCCGCGAAGTGGTGAGTTGCGCGAACGGCACCGACGCCCTCCAACTGGCATTGCGCGCCGTTGGTGTGGGCCGTGACGATATCGTGCTGGTGCCGGACCTCACTTTCTGGGCGACTTACGAAGCCGTTGTGAACGTCAACGCCACGCCGTACACGGTTGACTGCAACAAGGCAGACCAAAGCCTGGACGTGGACCTGGTTGCCGAATTGCTCGGCACGGTCAAGCCCAAGGCCGTCATCGTGGTGCACCTGTACGGCTGGGGCACGGCTCGTCTGGCTGAACTGCGCAAGCTGTGCCGCGATGCGGGTGTTGCACTGATCGAAGACTCCGCTCAGGCATATGGCGTGAAGGTCGACGGCGATTCCATTTTCAAGGGCGCCCACATCGCGACCACCTCGTTCTACCCGGCAAAAGTGCTGGGCGCGGCTGGAGACGGCGGCGCCGTGTTCTGCGAAGATAAGACGTTGGCCGACACGGTGCGCCGACTGTCCAACCATGGTCGCACCGCCCATTACGGCCACGGCGACGTGGGTTGGAACTCCCGCCTGGATTCGCTGCAGGCCGCCTTCCTGAACCTGAGCTTGGATCACATTGACGCGCGCCTTGAATCGCGCCGCGCCTCCGCGAACCTCTATCGCGAAAAACTTGGGAATCGTTTCCCGAGCTTTACCGTTGCAGATGCACCGGCCGGTTACGAAGAAAATGGTTACTGCAACGTGAGCTTCGTGGACGACTTGGCCGTCAAGGCGCGCCTGGAAGCCGCGCTGAAGGAAAAGCAAATCGGCTTTGGCAATATCTACCCCTCGCCCTTGTCCAAGCAACCCGGCGCGGCAGCCTACCTTAAGGGTCAAGCCGGCGGCGAGACGGCGGCGTGGCTGTGCAGCCATGTGATCAACCTGCCGTTGTTCCCCTATATGACTGACAGCGAAATCGCCGAAGTTGTGGACACGGTCAGCGCCGTTCTGAGCGCCTGA
- the asnB gene encoding asparagine synthase (glutamine-hydrolyzing), with amino-acid sequence MCGIIGILSTSKGRAEWPPMEQLLDTIRHRGPDGNGVEMEERADSFLSFGHARLAIIDPEHGRQPMTTTDGALTIIFNGEIYNYLELRRELIAKGHPIRSYSDTEVLLYAYREWGESCLDRLLGMFAFAIWDRKNRRVFCARDRVGIKPFYYYYDGSNFVFASEIKAILATGAVQAKSDAAGLKDYLTFQFCLGEKTLFDQVQKLKPGWKLTITFDGDKLKLNQSEYWDVNYDIDHSHDERWFVDHLAGLIEDATRMHLRSDVPLGAHLSGGLDSSTVVSLSSSLLSGERLKTFTGAFPEGPQYDETGYAKLVAQASNADYHEIFIQGKELPDILPKLMYYMDEPLAGPGVIPQYYVSHLAAQHVKVVLGGQGGDELFIGYARYLVAYLEQCLSGAIYETAHNQQYAVSLESIVPNLPLLQTYRPMLQGLWSDGLFESPDKRYFKLLDRSEGMTQLFTSDVTGGSYSPFESMQEIFNRKGLHSLINQMTYFDLKGSLPALLHVEDRTSMSASLESRVPLLDHRIVEFMARIPPNIKFAGGRMKHLFKEAVRNTVPQPIFDRKDKMGFPTPLAQWTKGVARDFVRSILLSPNARQRGLYDVAQIERVLENEREFGRVVWGLLCLELWHRIFIDGDMKPAGV; translated from the coding sequence ATGTGCGGAATTATTGGAATTCTCTCGACAAGTAAAGGGCGCGCCGAATGGCCGCCCATGGAACAACTGCTTGACACCATCCGCCACCGCGGTCCAGACGGAAACGGTGTCGAGATGGAAGAGCGCGCCGATAGCTTCCTGAGTTTTGGCCACGCAAGGCTGGCAATTATTGATCCGGAACATGGCCGCCAACCGATGACGACGACCGATGGCGCCCTTACCATCATTTTCAACGGCGAGATTTACAACTACCTGGAACTGCGCCGCGAACTCATCGCGAAAGGGCATCCGATCCGTTCGTACTCCGACACGGAAGTGCTGCTGTACGCCTACCGGGAATGGGGCGAAAGCTGTCTGGATCGTTTGTTGGGCATGTTCGCGTTTGCCATCTGGGACCGCAAGAATCGCCGCGTGTTCTGCGCACGCGACCGCGTCGGCATCAAGCCCTTTTACTACTATTACGATGGTTCGAACTTTGTCTTCGCGTCGGAGATCAAGGCCATCCTGGCTACCGGCGCGGTGCAAGCGAAATCCGATGCGGCAGGCCTGAAGGACTACCTTACCTTTCAGTTCTGTCTGGGTGAAAAGACGCTGTTCGATCAGGTCCAGAAGCTCAAGCCGGGCTGGAAGCTGACCATTACCTTCGATGGTGACAAGCTTAAGCTCAACCAAAGCGAGTACTGGGACGTCAACTACGACATCGACCACTCGCACGACGAACGCTGGTTCGTGGATCATCTGGCTGGCCTGATCGAGGATGCCACGCGCATGCACCTGCGCTCGGACGTACCGCTGGGCGCGCATCTGTCCGGAGGACTGGATTCCAGCACGGTCGTGAGCCTGTCTTCAAGCCTGCTTAGCGGAGAACGACTCAAGACGTTTACAGGTGCCTTTCCCGAAGGACCGCAATACGACGAGACGGGCTACGCCAAACTGGTCGCGCAAGCGTCAAACGCTGATTATCACGAGATCTTCATCCAGGGCAAGGAACTGCCGGACATATTGCCCAAACTGATGTACTACATGGACGAGCCGCTAGCCGGCCCGGGCGTGATTCCTCAATACTATGTGTCGCACCTGGCCGCGCAACACGTCAAGGTCGTCTTGGGCGGCCAAGGCGGCGACGAGCTCTTCATCGGCTATGCGCGCTATCTGGTCGCTTATCTTGAGCAGTGCCTGTCGGGCGCCATCTACGAGACCGCGCACAACCAGCAGTACGCCGTGTCGCTGGAATCCATCGTCCCCAACCTGCCGTTGCTGCAGACCTACCGGCCGATGCTGCAAGGGCTTTGGAGCGACGGCCTGTTCGAGTCGCCAGACAAGCGCTACTTCAAGCTGCTGGACCGCAGCGAGGGCATGACGCAGCTGTTTACATCTGACGTCACCGGCGGCAGCTATTCGCCCTTTGAGTCGATGCAAGAGATCTTCAATCGCAAGGGCCTGCATTCGCTCATCAACCAGATGACGTATTTCGACCTGAAGGGTTCGCTGCCGGCGCTACTACACGTTGAAGACCGCACCAGCATGTCTGCCTCGCTGGAGTCGCGCGTGCCGCTGCTGGATCACCGAATCGTCGAATTCATGGCCCGCATTCCGCCCAACATCAAATTCGCGGGCGGCCGGATGAAGCATTTATTCAAGGAAGCCGTGCGCAATACCGTCCCGCAGCCGATTTTTGATCGCAAGGACAAGATGGGCTTCCCCACACCGCTCGCACAATGGACCAAGGGCGTGGCGCGAGACTTCGTGCGTAGCATCCTGTTGTCGCCCAATGCGCGCCAACGCGGCTTGTACGACGTCGCTCAAATTGAACGCGTCTTGGAAAACGAACGCGAGTTCGGCCGTGTGGTGTGGGGCCTGCTGTGCTTGGAATTGTGGCACCGCATCTTCATCGATGGTGACATGAAACCGGCCGGAGTGTGA
- a CDS encoding glycosyltransferase family 4 protein produces the protein MTVSSPSVVMLTADRQIDRRILQEAQSLRARGWQVTLIAMPEDAPAPLPAGLDVIRVGAGNTGTPSRESFILDAYRVIRSLLPMNGRLMRFAKQVAWSYVVDQEQFYQRLYGASALQFRPTVFVAHDLPMLAVAHRAAHACGARLVYDSHELFAEQEFSNSERKRWRHIEGQHIGACDAVITVNPSIARELETRYELENPVNVIYNAAYLESPSPAKGKLRRQLGLPDDARILLMQGGLSAGRNIDTLVRAMAKVKTQDVHLVLLGDGQITRYLKRMVRSLHLENRVYFHPAVPQHALPEYTIDADLGVIPYLASCLNNRYCTPNKLFEYVAAELPMLASDLPEISRIVNEFNLGLTTDFGSEASIAQGIDNCFAKSDRLVQWRQNAARARNQLCWEQEERKLISIFEAFR, from the coding sequence ATGACGGTTTCGTCTCCGTCAGTGGTAATGCTCACGGCGGACCGACAAATTGACCGGCGGATTCTCCAGGAAGCCCAGAGCCTGCGCGCACGCGGTTGGCAAGTGACGCTTATCGCGATGCCCGAAGATGCACCGGCCCCGCTACCCGCAGGGCTGGATGTCATTCGGGTGGGAGCGGGCAACACCGGCACGCCCTCGCGTGAGAGCTTCATCCTGGACGCCTACCGCGTCATCCGCTCCCTGCTGCCGATGAACGGGCGGTTGATGCGGTTCGCCAAGCAGGTCGCGTGGAGCTACGTTGTCGACCAGGAACAGTTCTACCAACGCTTGTATGGCGCATCGGCACTTCAGTTCCGGCCCACGGTATTCGTGGCGCATGACTTGCCGATGCTGGCCGTGGCCCATCGCGCTGCCCACGCCTGTGGCGCGCGGCTCGTGTATGACAGCCACGAGCTCTTTGCCGAACAGGAATTCTCGAATTCCGAACGAAAACGGTGGCGCCATATCGAAGGCCAACACATCGGCGCCTGTGACGCGGTCATCACCGTGAACCCATCCATCGCGCGCGAACTCGAAACGCGCTACGAATTGGAAAATCCGGTCAACGTCATCTATAACGCGGCGTATCTCGAATCCCCATCGCCCGCCAAAGGCAAGCTTCGAAGGCAGCTTGGATTGCCCGATGACGCACGTATCCTATTAATGCAAGGCGGCCTGTCGGCCGGGCGCAATATTGACACCCTGGTACGGGCAATGGCCAAGGTCAAGACACAAGACGTACACTTGGTCCTGCTGGGGGATGGGCAAATCACGCGCTACCTCAAACGCATGGTGCGTTCGCTGCATCTAGAGAATCGGGTTTATTTTCACCCGGCCGTGCCGCAACATGCACTACCTGAGTACACCATTGATGCGGACTTGGGGGTGATCCCCTACCTGGCCTCCTGTTTAAACAACCGCTATTGCACGCCGAACAAGCTGTTTGAATATGTGGCTGCTGAACTTCCCATGTTAGCCAGCGATCTTCCCGAAATCAGTCGTATCGTGAATGAATTCAATTTGGGCCTGACCACAGATTTCGGCTCCGAGGCATCGATCGCGCAGGGGATCGATAATTGCTTTGCCAAGTCAGATCGTCTAGTCCAATGGCGTCAAAATGCCGCGCGTGCCCGTAATCAGCTCTGTTGGGAACAAGAAGAAAGAAAGCTGATCTCGATTTTCGAGGCATTTCGGTGA
- a CDS encoding glycosyltransferase family 4 protein has translation MMTDDVQIDRRIIQEAKSLIARNNEVILLSAPGENLAPHEVIEGVKVERVTFSTSRQRLIEVIIVRIHGRFIELVNAGSTVGQRLSSKVASLPFKALSFLRRMTWRAIHPRRPTPNSPGLTRITGRAQSIAMHVTWRCFWLAAVISNRLLAFTLRVIRRIARVTSRDATLVERAKFFNADVVHAHDLPQLQAGVNAARELNVPLIYDAHELYPEICTLTPEQQKRLGRVEKKLIKHCDAVITVNPHLAQEFARRYDITAPDVILNAIDPFDDLHDRPRNLFREELNIPSDKQILLFQGWMSPDRGLQDLVRALVNVQPDVHLVFMGYGDLVKDLTKIAEEVNVLDRVHFKNAVPQVELLYWTASADAGIIPYQPVDLNHWFCSPNKLFEFVQSRLPIIANDLPYLRDVITTDGVGLVADMKSLDALSAAINAMFDPEVGGAARFKPALEAAQYKYSWQAQEAQLFGIYERVLGQGKA, from the coding sequence ATGATGACCGATGATGTGCAAATTGACCGCCGCATCATCCAGGAAGCAAAGTCACTGATCGCTCGTAACAATGAGGTAATCCTGTTGTCAGCTCCTGGTGAAAACCTGGCGCCGCACGAGGTTATCGAGGGAGTAAAAGTTGAACGCGTCACTTTTTCGACCAGCCGTCAGCGTTTGATCGAAGTCATCATCGTCCGCATTCACGGCCGCTTTATCGAACTCGTCAACGCGGGGTCGACCGTTGGCCAACGCTTGAGCTCCAAAGTGGCCTCACTGCCGTTCAAGGCGTTGTCGTTTCTGCGCCGCATGACGTGGCGTGCTATTCACCCCCGCCGGCCCACACCGAATTCGCCAGGCCTGACTCGCATCACCGGCCGCGCGCAGTCCATCGCCATGCACGTCACCTGGCGTTGTTTCTGGCTTGCCGCCGTGATTTCCAATCGCTTGCTGGCGTTCACGCTTCGCGTCATCCGTCGCATTGCACGCGTGACCAGCCGAGACGCCACGCTGGTCGAGCGGGCCAAATTCTTCAATGCAGATGTCGTCCACGCGCACGACCTACCGCAGCTGCAAGCGGGTGTAAACGCGGCGCGCGAGTTGAATGTCCCCTTGATTTATGACGCCCACGAGCTGTATCCCGAAATCTGCACACTCACGCCAGAGCAACAAAAGCGCCTGGGGCGCGTGGAAAAGAAACTGATCAAGCATTGCGACGCAGTGATCACGGTCAATCCTCATCTAGCGCAAGAATTCGCGCGGCGCTATGACATCACGGCCCCGGACGTCATTCTCAATGCCATCGATCCTTTCGATGACCTTCATGATCGGCCGCGCAACTTGTTCAGAGAAGAATTGAACATTCCCTCGGACAAGCAAATTCTGCTATTTCAGGGCTGGATGTCGCCCGACCGTGGCTTGCAAGATCTGGTGCGCGCCCTAGTCAATGTCCAGCCCGACGTGCATCTGGTCTTCATGGGTTACGGTGATCTCGTCAAAGACCTGACCAAAATCGCCGAAGAGGTCAACGTGCTGGACCGGGTGCATTTTAAAAATGCCGTTCCCCAAGTCGAACTGTTGTATTGGACCGCGTCGGCCGACGCCGGCATCATTCCCTATCAACCGGTAGATTTGAACCATTGGTTCTGCTCGCCGAATAAGCTGTTTGAATTCGTTCAGTCGCGCTTGCCCATCATCGCCAACGACCTCCCTTATTTGCGGGATGTCATCACCACGGATGGAGTCGGCCTGGTTGCAGACATGAAGTCGCTGGACGCCCTGTCGGCGGCGATCAATGCCATGTTCGACCCGGAGGTAGGCGGCGCTGCGCGCTTCAAGCCGGCCCTTGAGGCAGCACAGTACAAATATTCATGGCAGGCCCAGGAAGCCCAGCTCTTTGGCATTTACGAACGCGTACTCGGCCAAGGAAAAGCATGA
- a CDS encoding D-glucuronyl C5-epimerase family protein encodes MMTTNAHVPGRLLRAGREVRWTSLLMIAAIFLLFASTAHAQRAGLWMQQFMEMSPNQWSVYQRKVEMVTKETGDARILDESPTLIAMKGLDALLRKDVVLAKTQAALLDQYAVTRQNATWFEFRWDYSTSWPYKLKAPWISGLAQGLGLSLNTWLYQATKEPRYLKAARNIAKSYLVPIENGGFLRKEADGSINFEEYPVATPTHVLNGAALATLALQDYAKVSGDNAYASTIKSAYAWWNSNIARYQVVDASYPEVVSAYSLAPHRNELLFRLLSDTPFNVRKISFKPEKGDPLTLQVGQSEDADRSTDAFLWFNPKFQNWSEPKESSLGKYRSFVPKQGEYNHAPFTFSVTPEALKQSATLELQVDDLQSGEVLVQLYTGKEYLPVGKIAMQGTQQTLSFPISAEVLGAFQDAQSVPPPVEPAYFTDNYLLVSLLGQAGHSPVLQRAARRFENSTSLTPGVYDASPRTRWLLGEPMQFKAPTEHGPEAWHTEYPSVLVADGLWQLYYSAIGEDSRWRIMHATSNDQGKTWGPSEQVLDEAHLEFHGSYAFPSVQYDKMHELYVMVFSADYDRDGHYDAVMLAESADLKTWTPPRRVASEGGLAPILWHDGEYYHIAYTIKDGESFHVMEMQSLDRLSWTLPKSIASARARLHSGFYTLARLPSRKDFFMMERFLAPGRIEWRVMCRAADSTLIDVSKSPFYVLGANPGRWDDYRYGMSFFRAPDGRLLMFLNGIPFGAEHGGSMAMVGVDEKALWKNIDTSSCH; translated from the coding sequence ATGATGACAACGAACGCCCACGTGCCCGGACGCCTGTTGCGAGCCGGCCGGGAAGTCCGTTGGACCAGTCTGTTGATGATCGCCGCTATCTTTTTGCTGTTTGCGTCAACCGCCCACGCTCAGCGCGCCGGTCTGTGGATGCAGCAGTTCATGGAGATGTCGCCAAACCAATGGTCGGTGTACCAACGCAAGGTCGAAATGGTGACCAAGGAAACTGGCGATGCCAGGATTCTTGATGAGTCGCCCACCCTGATCGCCATGAAGGGGCTGGACGCGCTGTTGCGCAAAGATGTCGTGCTGGCGAAAACACAAGCTGCCCTGTTGGACCAATACGCGGTCACGCGGCAGAATGCGACGTGGTTTGAATTCCGCTGGGACTATTCCACGTCCTGGCCGTACAAGCTGAAAGCCCCTTGGATATCAGGCCTGGCGCAAGGGCTGGGTTTGTCGCTCAACACCTGGCTATATCAGGCCACCAAGGAACCGCGTTATCTGAAGGCTGCCCGGAATATCGCGAAGAGCTATCTGGTTCCCATCGAGAACGGTGGATTCTTGCGCAAGGAGGCTGACGGATCGATAAATTTCGAAGAGTATCCGGTCGCCACGCCCACGCATGTCTTGAACGGTGCCGCGCTAGCCACGCTGGCATTACAGGATTACGCGAAAGTCAGCGGCGACAACGCTTATGCCAGCACGATTAAATCCGCCTATGCTTGGTGGAATAGCAATATTGCACGCTATCAAGTCGTGGATGCGTCCTATCCGGAAGTCGTGTCCGCCTATTCCCTGGCGCCACACCGAAATGAATTGCTGTTTCGTCTCTTGTCGGACACGCCTTTCAATGTCCGTAAAATTTCATTCAAACCGGAAAAGGGTGATCCACTGACGCTGCAAGTGGGCCAATCAGAAGATGCCGACCGTTCCACGGACGCCTTCCTTTGGTTTAATCCAAAATTCCAAAACTGGAGCGAACCCAAGGAAAGCTCTTTGGGAAAATACAGAAGCTTTGTTCCTAAACAAGGCGAATATAACCACGCGCCTTTTACGTTTTCAGTGACACCAGAGGCCCTGAAACAATCCGCCACCCTGGAGTTGCAAGTTGACGACTTGCAGTCGGGCGAAGTGCTCGTTCAGTTGTATACAGGCAAGGAATATCTCCCGGTGGGAAAAATTGCGATGCAAGGCACGCAACAGACCCTCAGTTTTCCGATATCCGCGGAAGTTCTCGGCGCTTTCCAGGATGCGCAATCCGTCCCGCCGCCGGTCGAGCCTGCTTATTTCACCGACAACTACCTGTTGGTGAGCTTGCTTGGCCAGGCAGGCCATTCGCCTGTTCTGCAACGCGCGGCCCGCCGGTTCGAGAATTCGACATCGTTGACACCTGGTGTCTACGACGCAAGTCCGCGCACGCGTTGGCTGCTTGGGGAACCCATGCAATTCAAAGCACCGACCGAGCATGGCCCCGAAGCCTGGCACACGGAATACCCGAGCGTCTTGGTGGCGGATGGCCTTTGGCAGCTCTACTATTCCGCCATTGGGGAAGACAGCCGCTGGCGGATCATGCATGCAACATCCAACGACCAAGGCAAGACCTGGGGGCCGTCCGAGCAGGTTCTTGACGAGGCCCACTTGGAATTCCACGGAAGTTACGCGTTTCCATCTGTCCAATACGACAAGATGCACGAGCTATACGTCATGGTGTTCTCCGCGGACTATGACCGCGATGGCCACTACGACGCGGTCATGCTCGCCGAATCCGCCGACCTCAAGACCTGGACGCCGCCGCGACGCGTCGCCAGCGAAGGCGGTCTGGCTCCCATCCTTTGGCATGACGGCGAGTACTACCATATCGCCTATACGATCAAGGATGGGGAGTCCTTCCACGTGATGGAAATGCAGTCCCTGGATCGTCTATCATGGACCCTTCCTAAGTCCATTGCCAGTGCACGCGCCCGATTGCATTCGGGTTTCTATACCCTCGCGCGCCTGCCCAGCCGAAAGGACTTCTTCATGATGGAACGCTTCCTAGCGCCTGGTCGGATTGAATGGAGAGTCATGTGTCGAGCAGCTGACTCGACGTTGATCGACGTTTCAAAATCGCCCTTCTACGTCTTGGGTGCAAACCCGGGAAGGTGGGACGACTATCGATATGGCATGAGCTTTTTCCGCGCTCCCGATGGCCGACTGCTGATGTTTCTGAACGGCATACCATTTGGCGCCGAACATGGCGGCAGCATGGCGATGGTCGGTGTAGACGAGAAGGCGCTTTGGAAGAACATCGACACGTCGAGCTGTCATTGA
- a CDS encoding acyltransferase — protein MTSEKKFFIHATAEVSAKADIGDGTKIWNYAQVREGVTLGSECIVGKNVYIDFDVRIGSRCKIQNNCSIYHGAELEDGVFVGPHVILTNDKKPRAIAPDGSLKGNADWVVGPIRICYGAALGAGSIILPNVTVGRFALVGAGAVVTRDVPDYALVAGNPAQVIGWVDADGNRVEQPPA, from the coding sequence GTGACCAGCGAAAAGAAATTCTTCATTCATGCCACCGCGGAAGTCTCGGCCAAGGCCGATATCGGTGACGGCACCAAAATCTGGAATTACGCACAGGTGCGTGAGGGCGTAACGCTCGGCAGCGAGTGCATCGTCGGGAAGAACGTTTACATCGATTTCGATGTGCGCATCGGTTCGCGCTGCAAGATCCAGAATAATTGTTCGATTTATCACGGCGCCGAGCTGGAAGACGGCGTGTTCGTCGGCCCGCACGTTATTCTGACCAATGACAAGAAACCGCGCGCCATTGCGCCCGACGGCTCTCTCAAAGGGAATGCGGATTGGGTCGTCGGCCCGATCCGTATTTGCTACGGCGCCGCGCTGGGTGCGGGCTCCATCATCCTGCCCAACGTGACCGTCGGACGTTTCGCTCTCGTTGGTGCGGGCGCGGTCGTCACTCGTGACGTGCCCGATTACGCGTTGGTCGCCGGCAACCCTGCCCAAGTGATTGGATGGGTGGATGCCGATGGCAATCGCGTGGAACAGCCGCCTGCCTGA